tctcctcctcctcatcccacAATTTCACTCCATTCCCGTCTCCGCTTTTCATTCCCCTACTACCCTTTTTAACTTTCAACTCACACAGCTGAAGCAAATGAAAGAgctggagcaggagaaggacACGCTGCTGGCAGGCCTGGAGGTGGTGGAGCGGGCCAGAGACTGGTACCAGGGCCAAATCCACAATGTCGCAGAGAAACAGCGGCAGGTCGGCCAGAGCTCCCACTGCACAGTGAGTTCAAGACTGGTCTGAAACGGCCGCAGCTAAGAATATTAACTGTTGGAGGTGCAACctgctttcatgtgtttttttttttttttattatcggATACAAAAGTTTCGTCGTCTAGATTTAAAATACCCATGATGAGAAATGTGATGTGGAGGCAACAGTAAGAATTTGATTGATTTGGATTCAGCTTCCTCTCATTGACTGTCTAAGCCTTTTTTTAGTTGGCTTCACTTCAGTTTCTCACAGAGGCGTTCTGGGAAATGTAGTGTGTTGTATAGAAACTAAACATGAGGCAGGTTAAAGGGAGCTTGATCTTTCCAAATACTACCTTCTAACTGCTTTTCCTTTTGGCTATTTGTGTCATTGTCATCCTCAAACTTCAATGTTGGATTCATTTAGTCTCAATGCTTTCTCCTGTTAGGAGTTCTTCACAGAAACCAACCAGAGTCGCATGAATGTTCTCATTCCCAAACTGCAAGAAGTCAACCACAGCATTAATGAACTTATTTCCTGCACTGGGGTGGTAAGTGGGAACTTTCATATAATTGTTTTATATGTGTAGTAGTTCATAGGGGGGATTGTACAATAGTTTGATCAATTatgggaaaaacaaaagttgtaTGTACCACACTAAACATGTCTGTCTATGAGAggaaaactgtatttttttgttgctttaaaaTGTCCTTAATCTAAAAGGAAAATGCAGAATATGATTCTCAAAATAATGTTCAAGGAAAACAACTGCCTGTGAAAGAGTCAAAGAAAGTTGGTTTTTATTACATATATCATTTACAGGACTCCCGAACAATACAATGAAAAATATCTGGTTGTTGGTGTTACATGTATTACATGTTCCTCTTTCTCAGCAGTCATTTCCTCCCAGTGGTGCTCCGACAGCAACACTCTCAGGGGGCTCCcagcctccagctcctccacaaGCCATGCATAGGCTGAAGGACCAGAACCGACTCCTCACTCAGGTTAGACACCAACAACAAACCCCTGATAGATAGAAATCCCAGTAGCCTGCAGGAGCATGTGCGATACTTACTCGATTTTCTTCTGTATTCATAAAGGAGGTGACGGAGAAGAGCGAACGCATCGCCCAGCTGGAACAGGAGAAATCAGCTTTGATAAAACAGCTTTTCGAGGCTCGAGCCCGCAGTGCACAGGACACCAGCACCATGGACTCTACCTTCATCTGAACCAATTACACTCCACAGCCTAATATGGCGGTCGTAATGTCCTAACGGTGACATATCCACACTGGTGTGGAGCCAACGCTCCTAAAACTGAGGTTGAGTCTTCCTCTTTACCCAACTGACCTCTCATGGCAGTGACGCACCTTCAGCCATGAAACGCCATAACCCGTGACTGCAACATGTCACCACTGCTAAACCCTGAACAAAACAATGCACTACCTAGACGTGAACACTCCCGAAAAGACTTGACCCAAGAGTCGAAAGGCTTTTTACTTGATGCCTTCCCactccatgcacacacaccatgcTGAAAAGACTGCAACactatcaaaacaaaaaactgaaatccCCTcactccttttgtttttgcagcatcTGCAAAATCACCCACACTCATGCCCCACAGACATTgattttcttctgctgcttcaccACACAGGCAGCATCAAATACTTAACTTTAACTTTGTGAGTTCCACAAAGGAACAGGGTGATAGAGAAATGTTTTTTGATGAAATTATAATTCTTCctacaatttaaaatgtaaacatgagcTGCATCAACATGCCGTGACCTGATCAGTTatagttttgtttaaaatgatttaagttCGGTACATGACTGCAGTCACTATGAGGTACTTTCTAACTCCAGTCATTCAGTATTCTCTTCCTTTTAATGAATGTTATTAATGTTTTCCTGATATTCACTTTTTGGGGTTTGGGGTATTTAAATTCAAGCACAGAAAGGAATAGCTGAGAATGATctctctgtgtattttttttaacattatgttAAAATCTTACAGGAGAAGATGGCAGGAAGATGAGAGAAGTTTGCACGTAGGAGAGAGCTGAGGAGGACAATGTCGACCGCGAATGAGTCGGAAATGTGTGGGAGAGGTTCTGATATGTCggggaaacaaaagaaaaacaaataataacaaaaaaataacatctaGTTGTACATCTAGTGTCTTTACAGAGGATTCTTTGcatggattctttttttttatctataaaatatttttattttgaagtgatttGTGTTTGAAACGAGGATGTTAAATGTTAGCACATATGTAAAAACCCCAGTTTGTCCCTCTAAGTGTGACTTTTTACCAGGTTAAGCCTGGAAACCTTTTACTTTAGactaaagtagaaaaaaaataatttcatcaTCCACAAGTTTACATGTGAAATATTTACTCCAGTGGGTGGtggtagagagaaaaaaagcattgtAGCTTTATAATGGATCTGTATGTTTCCGCTGGGATGTCCGCACATAACATAGTTATATACTGTTGATGTATGTTTCCCCACTTATGATTGTACGTTTCTTGCTGCTCAAACTACATTCTGTGAGAGTGAAACTCTTCctagagtaaaaaaataaataaatacagccaattttgtctttttatagtCTGTAGCTTTATAAAAAGGTGCtacatgtaagaaatgtattatattgggACATAAAATGATCGTAATCCGAGATAAAGGAGACATGTAAAAATGAAATCCTGGTTTCACTAGTAATGGTGCAGCCTGGATATTCACAGGATGAACATTCATTTGCAAGCTGCAAAGTCGGTTTATGCTTTGGTTTGGGCCACTGTGCCACCCACTACCACCTACTTAATGATGCAGCTTGTAGCGCTCTACACTCTAAAAGACctcactacccctctcaaaacATCTCAACCTGATGAGAAGATAAACaagggtctgcagtggagaaGAGTTAAAGACAGATCTTTTGTCATTTAGAAGTCCACCAAAGAGTTTGGTACTTGGCGGGTTTTGGCTACTTTCCAAAGACCCCGTTCACCAAGTCCCAGCCCGAGGACAGATATCTTCTCCTGGGAGACTTCTGAGCAGGGGTGGAGGAAGAGCGAGTGAGCAGGGTGGTAGGCCTCTGGTAGCAGGGAGCATGGACAAAATTGGGAGAGCACATTGCAGCGCAGGTCTCTGGTTCCTAGTGCAAGCGGCCTATGATGCCCTGCAAAGCCCAGCAAACTTCCATGTctgggggggggaagagagtCCCCTTCCTGGCCACTTTGCTCTGGAAGAGGCTCATTAGAACATCTCCTCAGCAGCTGCCCTAAGGCTCTTGCAGATGGTCGCTATCGGTGACACCATGACCAGGTGCTTGAGTCAGTTGCTGAGGGCTTAGCAAACAACACCACACCCCAAAGAAGGCAGTCGCCTTCATTAAAGCTGGAGAGAAACCCAGAGAATGGGTAAAAGTAAACAGGCCTCTTCCACACAGCCGCCGACCGGCAGCTGCAGGCTGACCTGGGAAAGTGGCTGAAGTTCCCACAGCACGCTGCTACAACATCACTCCGGCCAGACATAATCACCTCTGAGGCCTCAAAACAGCTGATCACGCTGGAACTGACATTCCCCCGGGCAGAGCGTATCGAGGAAGCCAATGGGAGGAAACGTGCTAAATATCACAAACTGGTGGAGGAGTGTAGGGAAGAAGAGGACCATTCGATCTGCAAGTGAAGCTGCAGAGAAAACCATTAGGTGGCTTTGGTTGAAGAGGGCTGATCCGTGGGTTCCGAGTTGGGGCCTGACCAACCTGATGACCCCCGGATACATCACTGTGCACATCCCCGTGCATCCAGGAGATGTTTTTTGAATTGACTGGTGTCCAATTAATAATTAAtcgctgcatgtttttgcacagtgggaggaaacctggagTACCAGGGGAAAACCCAtgtgcacacagggagaacatggaaACTCCGTACAGAAAGACCCTCGGAGGAACCAGGACAGCAAGACGGTCACAACGAGCCACTACAGTGTAATTTGGCCCAAACTGGATGACATCTTTAGCTGAGGCAGGACATCCAAATTTGCCATTTGGCCCCAGCAACACCGTTCGATGACATCCTACAATTTTCACACCACAACATCATCAAGGTCAGAAGGCTGTTCTCACCAAATGTGAGGTTGGTCTGATCCATCTGGTGGAAAATGCAGCAATGGGAGCAGGTGACGCTATAACTTTAGCCAATGTTTGCACATGACTGTCTTCAAATCAAGACCCTTGACAAACATGCCAGTTTCCTCCCATGATCtgcaacatccatccatccatctgggATCGCGTGGACCTGGAGTAACACAGGACGAGTTTGATCAAAGTCTCATTAAACAACAGCTGAACAAGACTGTGAATACTTTGTAATACCTTTCTTTTTCTGGAATGCAGATACTGATGCTGTGCGACGCTCTTCTCCTTCACAGGAACCTGACACCGAGACAAACAGGTTGAcagacacatgtaaacaaacggGTCGAGTTTCAACCGGTGGCAACGTTAAGCTGCTCAAACACTCGCATCCCAATTGTACTGTAACATTAATCCTGATCTGTTCGTTGCTGCTACTGATGCTTAAAAGTTCATAAATCGCAGGTGACACATATACCAGTAACTGGTTGATGTTGAAGTGTAATGCAGTCAAATTCAAACCCACTGACAAACATCACACCGTGATACTTGTCGACCTTGTGTAACATGTTACTCATCATTACACCGAATTGAATCAGAAGCGATTTTATGGACTGTTGCATCAGTTGTTTACTGACGATTTTCCGTCAGCCACCAATGGTTTGTTGCATCATTGCCAATCGGTGTGAATGGATGATGGCTTGCTGTGACACGTACTCAACACAAAccttaatacttttttttttttactccccccCCTTAAATCGCTTTTACACTTTTACGTCATTGTTTTCCTTAATGTTTCATAATTATTGAATTTGCTAAATTTCAGGAAGGAATGATGACTGTGCAAGGGTCCTAACAAAACACTTCTCGTCATCCACGGGGGAGATCTTCAGCTTCAACACCCTTACCTGTGATTGGATGATCAGATAGAGCAGGATCCCTGAAGAGTTGGGtcattttttcaaaatgtgttttttttattattctttttgagGTGAGGTCTCAGTGATGCTTCACAGTGGGACAGATGTACGCAAGGATCCGGATGAGAGCGGGGACAACGGTTATTTTAGGAAGGTGCTGCGGTGTTGTGTTCAACAGGTGAGTTCAATAACTCCTGACTTCTCATCTGAATTAATAACACTGTCACTTTTAATATAGTGTGAGATCGTCAGTCCTCCTTTAAGCTGTTACCAGTATTTGTATAATAGCACAGACTTAATTAGTTTGTATGTTCTGCTGTGGACAAGGTTGTGTTTGTAGTCAAGCTGTGCATATATTGTTCATATCACCTTTTAGGTACAGAGAGAGTGGGATCTGCTGCTTCTTATAACATGTATGGCTCATGCTATGTAACAGTGACACTTATGATAATTAAGGggagaagaaatgtgtttggtAAAAGACTAATATTAAATTAAGATGTTTCATTTATGATGTGAACTGAATAGAAATAACTAAAGCCTATGAAAACGTGTTTATGTTTTGCATCTTAAAAATGCCACAGGATTTGTTTTAATAACAGCATCaggttttgtcttttgtctttgttattattagtcTTTGCTCAGCGAGATTTATTTACCAAAATGAAGGTGTGATGTCTGATATGAGTCTACTCACATATTGATGCTCAAATGTTCATGGTgattcacatttaaattaacAATCCACATTGGTGCAGTTACATATTACTTAATCTGCACTAGAGAAGGGTGATATACCCTCTGACAAAAGGTTTCTCAATCTTGGTCTGGTCCACAGGACTGGATATGACTGGGTGTATATCCAATTCAATTGTTGATGAGTCAAAGTGTGGAGGTAGGCACGGTTTTGACTCagcagtcagagagagagacaggacagatctggctcagcagcagcagcagcagcagcagcagcagcagcagcagcagcagcagcagcagcagcagcagcagcagcagcagcagcagcagcagcagcagcagcagcagcagcgagttGACTAATCAGCCTCTCGTTGCAGTCGTCGCTGGAGCAGGAGCAGATCTACACATGgagttaaacaaaacaaaaaattaaaatcatttaaaactacACCTACTTGTCTGTGACGTCTGCtgggaaagaaaacaacacctTCTCTTGCCATGTGGAGACATTGATTTACTGGTGGAAAATGGCACAACAGATTAAGTGCAcctttcacatcacatcacaacatAACGTAACCTGTGTGTTTGATCGTGTCATTGTAACTAAGCCAAGGTTATTATCTTTGACCCATAACCTGCTGTATACACATCTGTCTTGAGTGAGCTGATCATAACCAGAATGTGCAGTGAAGTGTTGTCTGAATGGTTCTAATCtgtcctgaatgtgtcctcagGTCGGATTACAGAACACCACATTTGGAAGAACGCAATAATGCAATCTGTCCCCAGGATGGATTAGTGACCACCACTTCAGCTAACTGCATCTGATTTGCTGAATTGTAAATTCCAAATGTAAACATACCTATTGAGCGTGGATGTTGATACCTGGTGTGAATGGAGCCTTCATGAATGTCTCTAAGAACAGaatctggtgtgtgtttgtccgaCAGATCTCTACATTGGCTGGTGGTCTTGAGAATCTTAAGTTTCCCTGACGACCTTCATGGAGGTCACTCACATCAACTCCTCTGTGCTCTACATCTCTCACAGACCCGACAACTCCACTGTGGGACAGATGACAGAGTATGAGCAATGCAAAGACATGCCTGCTCTCCTCATTTGGTACCTGTGCCTTCAGGTTATCAACATGTTCCTGGGCATACCTGCCAACCTCACCGTGCTGTGGCTCATCCACAAGAACAAAGGCGAATCCTCCAGCTCAGATATCTTCATCTTTCAACTGGCGATATTAGATGTGCTCTTCTGCCTCATCCTTCCTCTTGAACTGGCCATCAAAGCCTTCCACACCACGAGCATCACCTGGTACATCCTGCGCTTCTTCTACGGCCTGAAAGACTCCTCACCGCTGTTTCTTTCCTGCATCTGCTTGGACCGGTACGTAGCTGTGGTCCACCCCATCTTCTTCACTGAGCTCAATGGCCGGCATCACAGAACAGTCCTGGCCATAGTGGTCTGGATTATCATTTTGGCCTATGCTGCTGCTAAATGTGTAGGCAACATTCCCAACTTTGACAAGGTCTTCACGGCGATGATACTTGGAGCATTTGCTTTCATGGTCTTCTGCAACATTGCCATTCTGTGGGCGCTGCGGCAGTCTGGGCCCGGCAGAGATGAGATGCACCCTGTGAAGAAGAGAGCCTTCAAAATGGTCCTCATCATCCTGGCCATCATCGTGTTCAACTACTTTCCACCTGTGGCGCTGTTCCCCTTCCAGGAATATTACTCTCCTGACGTGTTTCGATGCTATATTCACTACGTGGCCTTCGGCTTGATGGATTTCAGTAGCACCGTTCAACCGATGCTCTACCTCTCCAAGGAAAAGATGCCACAGAGCCTCAACTGCTGTCACAGCTGCACCACTCATGCAAAATAGACCAACATGAATGCACTAACATACTGCATGTAATCATGAGGTTAAATACAAGAATCACTGATTTAAATTGTCTGAATTGTCATATTTCCAAATTAAGTATCACCACTTTGAAAATGAAGTAATGAAGCACAATTTTAGCTCAACACCCTATTTGAATTAAGCATTACCACAGTtcacttaaaggtccaatgcgtgagaattagtgacatctaatggtgagatgcCTCCACACAACAATAGTGGACTAAACAAGAAATATGTCATTCTTCATTATTTGCTTCAAAATATGGAATGCACGCTCTGTGTGGTTTGCCCACAAGACAGCAGCCTCTGTGAAGCAAGGCCATTGCCTACAATACACATTATAGACTTCTTCTAATGCTATGTTCACACCAAATGTGAATCTTCGCACCATTAGTATCTATCGCACCGTGGGATCACTTTGGTGCATTTGTGTCAATCAACCATGACGAATGGTTGCACTCTATCTCTGGACACACCTGCAGAGATAAAACCACCATCGTGTGGGGTTTCACAACACCATCCAGAGTTGGACACAACTCAGCCGTTTACTTCAGGGCGAGCAGGCGCTCAACAGCTGGGACTGAAGTCGTCAAATGATCTGCTCGTCAAGCGAAAGCATCGCTGGAAGCAGTTCTCATCCATGCAGAGCTCCTGAAGTCAGCGGTGAAACTCGCCGAGTCGCGTCCGTCTCTGGATGgtgtgggggtggagtggctcagtggttaagaccctaccttgtgtaccaaagacatcatggtcgcaagttcgattccacccctggctaattgtacttgattccattgtaagtcgctttggataaaagcgtctgctaaatgacatgtaatgtaatgtaatgtgttgtGAAACCGCACACAATggcggtttcttctctgcagatgttccCACAAGAGATAGAGTACATATAACAACTTGTGTCCTAGAGCTCCGAGTGCAGTTACACACTTGTGTGCAAAGTATATTTGTCTTTGCCAATAAATCTTCCTAACTGAAACTGGAGGAAGTTAGAACCTCAACTCCTTCATCTCCTCTGCTTTTATCTAAAACTTTGAATTTGAACTCATGTGGCGTGTTTCACTCTTTACACAATTTATGCATAATTATACATATGATGGTGGTTAACTCGGCAACAGGACCACTAATATTTAGTTACTTCTCCACCactcatgaacaaaaacatggacACTTTTTGAACCCAAgccattttcacttttcacacaAATGACACATGAACTGTACGTCATGTTATTTCTGCGTCCAGCTTTGGCTGTATGCcgtttgttttttcagcttctacgTGTGTAGTGAGACACTTCATCTCCAATATAGTACATATGAGTCCCCCTATTATGTTTTCCTGTATGTAGCCTTCAACTGCTGTCAACctgaataaatatcaataaagaTTCAACTTTGACTTGCTTACAGTGTGACATTAGtttacatttcacaaatcacacacacacaatttagtTTGAACCAATCCTCTTGTAGTATATGGAAAGGTAAGACACATTTTGGGCCATAAAGTGCCCACTGTGGGGACAAAGTACCTCTGTACACATACTCATGTGCGTGTGTAGTAAACAGACTTAGTTTTTCCCGATTTACCCAGGAAATAATGACaaagactgtgtttttgtactGAAAAATGTAAACCTTTGGATTATATTCTCTCAGTAAATTCAATAAATCCTGAGTAGCGAACACTAAGTTAAAGTACACAAGGATTCAGTGGAGAGTGGAGACAACAGTTATTTTAGGAAGGTGCTGCAGTATTCTGTTGAACAGGTGAGTGTCATTGTGCATCACAAAATAACTCCTGACCCTCTGAATTAACAACACTATCAATTTTAATATTAGGTGAGGTATTCAGTTCTCTTTCAGGCCGTTGGCGTTGGTATTTTCTTTATAACAGCACAGAAAAGAAGGAAACCAAGCTATGGTTTTACTACATGTGTCATCACTGCATTTGAGTTCAGTCAAGTGTCATCTAATGTCAAAAGACTTACAGCTCCCTCATGTGGTATACAATGTCAACACAGCTCTATGTCAACtctactctttttttattttcatgttgtttctgGTCTTCTTTAATGTCTGTGTATAGAATCTGGAAGTGTTCAATccaatttattttacatttgatgATTTAAAAGGAAATCAGTTTAAGATTCCCTTCAAACATATTCACTAAATGTGTGGATATGAACCGAATCACAATCTCGCCTAGGACACCAAAGTGCTGTCAGCCACACGCTCaaacagttttaaaaatgtttccacatTAGACTCCTCAAATTTGTTTTAAAGCCACGTCCAAACTGTCAGGAGCAACCTGACCAGAAGGGGCCAATTTGTGCTCAAACTTCTATTTTCCACGTTCTAGCTCTTGTTCTGCACACTCAAGTTCAAGTTCTGTGCTTTTCAGTCTCAATCTGCTGCTCCATTCTCATTTTATCTAACCGAAGAAGTAAGAGCTCCTTCTGCTGCTACTAAAGTATGTGCAGACACACCCTGTCCCTAAGTCTATTAAgtgcaaacatttcaatttgagATTggatatcacaataaaacaaaacaaaaggcctCCAGCTCCCACTCAGTCAATTTAAATTTACAGATACATGCATCACAATTGAAATTCTcatgtgcctgtctgtctctcgccaccccccaaaaaaagaagaaaaatgtcaaaccaTGAGAGGGAGATCACATAAACGGAGTTACTCACATGTGGGATTCCATCCAGCCAgccaacaggaaacaaacaatctctttaaaaacaaaacaaaaacaagactgtAGTTTGAAGAGCCGCATATTGTAGTgcagacaaaacaataaaaatgaggACAGGCGAGCGAAATGCAGTCAATTAGGAAAGTCAGCCTGGAGTCGATCAGTGTTCAGTAACGTGGTGtctgagtgttgtgtgtgtgtgtgtgtgtgtgtgtgtgtctcctctctcaAGTCAAACAGACAAAGAAGGACAAAAAGAGCCTCTCAGGCCTCAGGAGCAGCACGCAGGAGGAGCTGATCAGCTGTTGAGGGGCGGCCCCACTCACAAGCACACCTGAACCTAAAGGGGAGggagcacacacatacaggtgtgATGGCAGAGGGAAACATATTATATCGGTTCTCTCTGTggaatctgtttttttgtcttcttcatcttcaacaATTTCACTCACATTTCCCATCCCCACTTTTCACTCTAACCCTAACAATACCATTATGTTTTAACCTTCAACTCACACAGCTGAGGCAAATGaaagagcaggagcaggagcaggagaaggacACTCTGCTGACAGGCCTGGAGGTGGTGAAGCGGCCACAGACTTGTACCAGGGCCAAATCCACAATGTCACAGAGAGACAGCCACAGCTCCCACTGCACAGTGAGAGCAAGACTGGTCGAAAACTGCCACGGCTAAGAACTTCATGTGTTCTTTTCTACACAATACACCCACACTACAGATTCATGGTGCTTAATATTAAAtgtaactcttttttttgtccctgagGGGGCAATTAAATGGCATAGAGAGCACCACATCTGTGTAGAGGTGATCAGATGTGGAGGACATCCgagtaagattttttttttaacgagaACCCTGTTTGACCAGTTGGTCACAAAATCAATAATCCATAAAATTAGCTGGTAGTCCAGG
This Solea solea chromosome 19, fSolSol10.1, whole genome shotgun sequence DNA region includes the following protein-coding sequences:
- the LOC131446457 gene encoding proteinase-activated receptor 3-like, which translates into the protein MEVTHINSSVLYISHRPDNSTVGQMTEYEQCKDMPALLIWYLCLQVINMFLGIPANLTVLWLIHKNKGESSSSDIFIFQLAILDVLFCLILPLELAIKAFHTTSITWYILRFFYGLKDSSPLFLSCICLDRYVAVVHPIFFTELNGRHHRTVLAIVVWIIILAYAAAKCVGNIPNFDKVFTAMILGAFAFMVFCNIAILWALRQSGPGRDEMHPVKKRAFKMVLIILAIIVFNYFPPVALFPFQEYYSPDVFRCYIHYVAFGLMDFSSTVQPMLYLSKEKMPQSLNCCHSCTTHAK